GCGGGGTCCAGGAAGAGAGCGTGCAGGAGGACGAGGTCTGCTCCGAAGCGCTCGCTCAGAAGATGCGCCCACCGGAGCGCGCCCTCGGAAGCGGGGGAGAAGTCCGTGGCGGCGAGGATCCTGCGGATGGCCACCCGTTCCATGGTTCCTCCCTTATGCCTATGCTCCGCCTACCGGCAGGCGTGCGAGCACCGTAGTCCCCACGCCCGGTACCGAGAGGATCTGCACCGTCCCGCCCACCAGTTCTGCCCGCTCCCGCATCCCCGCGAGCCCGAAGCTGCGGCGGTCTATCTCCTCGGGATCGAACCCCACCCCGTCGTCCCGCACCATCACCAGGAGCACGTTCCCCCGCCGGTCCAACCGTACCCGGATCTCCCGGGCTCGGGCGTGGCGCAGGACGTTGGTGAGGGCCTCCTGCACGATGCGGAAGGCCACGGTCTCCACGTCCGGGGGAAGGCGGTTCCCCAGGCCGTGGATTTCCACGTGGGCGGTGAGCCCCGCGGGGGCCACGTAGGTGTCCACGTACCATCGGACCGCAGGCCCCAGGCCCAGGTCGTCCAGCACCGCAGGCCGCAGCTCGTGCACGAGTCGGCGCAGGTCATCGAGCCCTTCCTGAGCCACCTCGTGGAGACGGTGCAGGGCGGGGGCGAGGGGATTTTCGGTAGCCTCCGCCTGGGCGGCGAGCTGGCTGAGCTGGATGATGAGGGCGGTCATGATCTGGCCCGCGTGGTCGTGCAGGTCCCGGGCGATGCGGCGGCGCTCCTCCTCCTGGGCCACCAGCAGCCGCTGCAGCAGCTCCCGCCGCACCCGCTCCTGCTCCCGCACCTGGTCAAACAGCCTCGCCCGCTGGATGGTGACTGCCAGCTCATGTCCGATGGCCTCCAGCATGTCCAGCTCCTGTTCGCTGAAGGTTCGCTCGGGTGGAA
Above is a genomic segment from Armatimonadota bacterium containing:
- a CDS encoding GAF domain-containing sensor histidine kinase, whose translation is MAIFRSIAETLNRSYTLREALDAALRRILELLDVEAGWIFLHGPNPGEFYLAADANLPAPLAAAGKRRMTGDCRCLTQLREGTLVEPVSVIECLRLEQALPHAPERHRHASVPLVAQDEIVGILNLLLPPERTFSEQELDMLEAIGHELAVTIQRARLFDQVREQERVRRELLQRLLVAQEEERRRIARDLHDHAGQIMTALIIQLSQLAAQAEATENPLAPALHRLHEVAQEGLDDLRRLVHELRPAVLDDLGLGPAVRWYVDTYVAPAGLTAHVEIHGLGNRLPPDVETVAFRIVQEALTNVLRHARAREIRVRLDRRGNVLLVMVRDDGVGFDPEEIDRRSFGLAGMRERAELVGGTVQILSVPGVGTTVLARLPVGGA